The Halorhabdus sp. BNX81 genome includes a region encoding these proteins:
- a CDS encoding creatininase family protein, producing the protein MYLADAAWPDLESYFESESIALVPLGSTEQHGPHLPEGTDHLIAEAFATEVADRTGFLRTPPVRIGVSPHHQQFPGTMSVDPPAFRDYVESFTRSLTTHGIDRVIYVNAHGGNITHLREVGRRLREDGTAFAVEWMWDESIPEQVTDAFEHNGPHGGPKETALIQHLHPDLVHEDRLEEARDTGLVEVSEDVGRVHGARTFYDSIENSENGVFGDQTEATAEIGAELFEAASDELVALAEWLDEQPFEDLMPREHVSTRS; encoded by the coding sequence ATGTACCTCGCCGACGCCGCGTGGCCGGATCTGGAGTCGTACTTCGAGTCGGAGTCGATCGCACTCGTCCCGCTGGGTTCGACCGAGCAACACGGCCCACATCTGCCGGAGGGGACTGACCACCTCATCGCCGAGGCGTTCGCCACGGAGGTCGCCGACCGGACTGGATTCCTGCGAACGCCGCCAGTCCGGATCGGCGTGAGTCCCCATCATCAGCAGTTCCCGGGGACGATGTCCGTCGATCCGCCCGCGTTCCGAGACTACGTCGAGAGCTTCACCCGGAGTCTCACCACGCACGGCATCGACCGGGTGATCTACGTCAACGCCCACGGCGGCAACATAACCCATCTCAGAGAGGTCGGTCGGCGACTCCGCGAGGACGGGACCGCCTTCGCTGTCGAGTGGATGTGGGACGAGAGCATTCCCGAGCAGGTCACCGATGCGTTCGAACACAACGGGCCACACGGCGGCCCCAAGGAGACCGCACTCATCCAGCACCTCCATCCGGATCTCGTCCACGAGGATCGACTCGAGGAGGCGCGTGACACCGGCCTGGTCGAAGTGAGCGAGGACGTCGGTCGCGTCCACGGTGCTCGCACGTTCTACGACTCGATCGAGAACAGCGAGAACGGGGTTTTCGGGGACCAAACTGAGGCGACCGCCGAGATCGGTGCGGAGCTGTTCGAGGCAGCCAGCGACGAACTCGTCGCACTCGCCGAGTGGCTGGACGAACAGCCCTTCGAGGACCTCATGCCGCGCGAGCACGTATCGACCAGATCGTAG